In Crassostrea angulata isolate pt1a10 chromosome 6, ASM2561291v2, whole genome shotgun sequence, a genomic segment contains:
- the LOC128186802 gene encoding uncharacterized protein LOC128186802: MDENALGLAAECPAICNFYNGSGGSECDLANICSVYECDRDIMNHLYSLQSAQILDRCVSNAHICPEYIVILYRSGYFIIDKAVLSLKICLKHREELGARWKRSKRTCSYPDHRGNMKAERGASPKMCKELWLKTRQIIPVGSAICKRCSMDHKKNVSPSYNVKYVEELGNNFAVYYLVIYINVIN, encoded by the exons atggaTGAAAACGCACTAGGTTTAGCAGCTGAATGTCCTGCTATATGTAACTTTTATAATGGATCCGGAGGATCTGAATGTGATCTTGCAAACATTTGTTCTGTTTATGAGTGTGACAGGGATATTATGAATCACTTATACAGTTTACAAAGTGCACAAATTCTAGACAGGTGTGTGTCTAATGCTCACATATGTCCTGAGTACATAGTAATATTGTATCGAAGTGGGTATTTCATTATCGATAAGGCAGTGCTTTCTCTGAAAATATGCCTGAAGCACCGCGAAGAGTTGGGAGCAAGGTGGAAAAGATCAAAGAGAACTTGTTCTTATCCTGATCATCGGGGTAATATGAAAGCTGAAAGAGGGGCCAGTCCAAAAATGTGTAAAGAACTCTGGTTAAAAACAAGACAGATTATTCCAGTAGGATCAG CAATTTGCAAAAGGTGCTCAATGGATCATAAGAAGAATGTGTCCCCATCATACAATGTAAAGTATGTAGAAGAACTAGGTAATAATTTTGCTGTATATTATTTAgttatatacataaatgtaatAAACTGA